One Phaseolus vulgaris cultivar G19833 chromosome 4, P. vulgaris v2.0, whole genome shotgun sequence DNA window includes the following coding sequences:
- the LOC137837519 gene encoding extensin-like: MGSLMASITLTLVLAIVSLSLPSQTSADNYPYSSPPPPPKNPYYYHSPPPQEYSPPKHPYHHPSPPYKYPSSPPPIYKNKSPPPPYKYSSPPPPPKKPYKYPSPPPPVYKYKSPPPPVYKYKSPPPPPKKPYKYPSPPPPVYKYKSPPPPVYKYKSPPPPVYKYKSPPPPYKYPSPPPPPYKYPSPPPPVYKYKSPPPPYKYPSPPPPPYKYPSPPPPVYKYKSPPPPYKYPSPPPPPYKYPSPPPPAYYYKSPPPPPKYPSPPPPHYVYASPPPPHHY, translated from the coding sequence ATGGGGTCTCTAATGGCCTCTATTACTCTTACTCTTGTGTTGGCAATAGTGTCTCTAAGCTTGCCATCTCAAACCTCAGCTGATAACTACCCCTATTCATCTCCTCCACCACCCCCTAAGAACCCTTACTACTACCACTCTCCACCACCACAAGAGTACTCACCTCCCAAGCATCCTTATCACCATCCTTCACCACCATACAAGTACCCTTCTTCTCCACCACCAATTTACAAGAATAAGTCACCACCTCCACCCTATAAGTACTCATCTCCTCCACCACCTCCTAAGAAGCCTTACAAATACCCTTCTCCACCACCACCAGTTTATAAGTACAAGTCACCACCACCTCCGGTTTACAAGTACAagtcaccaccaccacctcctaaGAAGCCTTACAAATATCCATCACCCCCACCACCAGTGTACAAGTACAAGTCACCACCACCTCCAGTCTACAAGTACAAATCACCACCACCTCCAGTCTACAAGTACAAGTCACCACCACCTCCCTACAAATACCCTTCTCCTCCACCCCCTCCATACAAGTATCCATCTCCTCCACCACCTGTTTACAAGTACAAATCTCCTCCTCCTCCTTACAAGTACCCATCTCCTCCACCTCCACCATACAAGTACCCATCTCCTCCACCACCTGTTTACAAGTACAAATCTCCTCCTCCTCCTTACAAGTACCCATCTCCTCCACCTCCACCATACAAGTACCCTTCTCCTCCTCCCCCAGCTTACTATTACAAGTCACCTCCACCTCCACCTAAGTATCCCTCTCCACCTCCACCACACTATGTCTATGCATCACCACCTCCCCCTCACCACTACTAG